Below is a window of Flavobacterium cyclinae DNA.
AATTCATGTCTTTTTTCGAATAACGGTCGAAAATCATCTTCAAAATATTCAAAAAAAGGTGAAGTTCTGTAAGCGGCTTCTAACGATTTAAAATGATTTTTCTGCCATCCAAAATCATTCTCAATACGAACATCTTTATATTTTTGATGTTTTTCTTTTGAATGTTTGATTGGGATATTCAACATTTGAATACCATTTGGACTATAAATGTACATCCTATTTCTATTAGTTTGTTTTTGAAAATTATCTTCCATTTCAAATGTAATCGAATCCGCCTTAAGCATTGCTACATAATGACTAATTGAAGGAAAATAAGTAGGATGTATAAGAATATTATTCATGATAAATATTGTTATTAAAGCACGAATTTCACTTATTAGCACGAAATAGTTGGTGATAATTAGTGAAATTCGTTTAAAATTATATTACGCTTCTTCTTTGTTTTTCTTCTTTTTTCTGAAATAATCAAAACCAAAGTAAGCCGCTAATGCAATTAAGAAAAATTGAAAATAGGATTTTGGTTGACCATCACCACTAACAGTAGTGAATAATCTGTCCCAACGAATACTCCAATTTTTAATTCCATCGTTAATGCCATCAATGCTCATCCAAATGAAAATAGGTTTTCCAACGATGTGATCTGCTGGAACAAATCCCCAATAACGAGAATCTTCAGAATTATGGCGGTTGTCTCCCATCATCCAAAAATAATCTTGCTTAAAGGTGTAAGAAGTCGCAATCTGACCATTAATTCTAATTTCATTACCATTTATTTTTAAATCATTTCCTTCGTATTCTTTAATGATTCTTTTGTAAAAAGGTAATGTTTCTTGATTTAATGCTACAGTTTTTCCAGCTGCTGGGATTTCAATAGGGCCTAGATTATCTTTAGTCCAATTTTTTTGGTTTGGACCATGAGGGAAAATCTCATATTTCTCAATAGTTTGTGTAACCGCTTTTTGAGATTTAATAAAGTTAACGATATCTGTTGGAATATAATCTACAAATAATAAGTTGTCATCTTTTCTAATAGTTGCACTTATTTTATTTTCTTTTAATTTTTCAACAATGTTTTCAATTTCAGAAATATTTTGTTTCGGGTCTAATTTAAAAACATAAGAAAAAATAGTATTTGTAGTATCAATGTTTTTTTGAAGAAGTTTTAATCCTTCAATTTTTTTCAATTTTTCTACATTTTCACTTGTGATTGCAGGAAATACTACTTTGTTTTGATATCGTTGAAATTTATCACTTCTGTAAGTGTTTAATTCAAAAAGTTGGTTTTCATTAATTGGAGTTTTCTCATCAAATTCAGTATAATAAGAATACTGTGTTTTTGCTCTTTCAGGTAAACTTTCAATTTTACCATTGATGAATAAGTCACCATTTTTTATTTCTAGTTTGTCTCCAGGTAAACCCACACATCTTTTTACATAATTTGTTTTTTTATCTATAGGCTTCTCTGCAT
It encodes the following:
- a CDS encoding WbqC family protein, which translates into the protein MNNILIHPTYFPSISHYVAMLKADSITFEMEDNFQKQTNRNRMYIYSPNGIQMLNIPIKHSKEKHQKYKDVRIENDFGWQKNHFKSLEAAYRTSPFFEYFEDDFRPLFEKRHEFLMDLNLEIFELVNSALGIKIIPEKTTEFFHDVPNFIDLRHLANGKKDTTQLETYTQVFNDKHGFINNLSILDLLFNEGRYAVDYLKRHNL
- the lepB gene encoding signal peptidase I — its product is MEISSWLIFILLVQAIHGIGTWKLYVKAGRKAWEAFVPVYNGIVLMQIINRPKYWILLLFIPVINLFLFPIIWIETLRTFGKKSTADMVLGVVTLGLYIAYVNYTQETTYHANRDLKAPNKTMDTLGSLSFAVVVATLVHTYFIQPYTIPTSSLEKSLLVGDFLFVSKFHYGARTPMTPIAAPMVHDTLPFIKTKSYSSKPSLPYFRFPALQKIERNDIVVFNWPTDTVYMFRDGLHRYAEKPIDKKTNYVKRCVGLPGDKLEIKNGDLFINGKIESLPERAKTQYSYYTEFDEKTPINENQLFELNTYRSDKFQRYQNKVVFPAITSENVEKLKKIEGLKLLQKNIDTTNTIFSYVFKLDPKQNISEIENIVEKLKENKISATIRKDDNLLFVDYIPTDIVNFIKSQKAVTQTIEKYEIFPHGPNQKNWTKDNLGPIEIPAAGKTVALNQETLPFYKRIIKEYEGNDLKINGNEIRINGQIATSYTFKQDYFWMMGDNRHNSEDSRYWGFVPADHIVGKPIFIWMSIDGINDGIKNWSIRWDRLFTTVSGDGQPKSYFQFFLIALAAYFGFDYFRKKKKNKEEA